One genomic region from Rhizobium rosettiformans encodes:
- a CDS encoding TRAP transporter substrate-binding protein, with amino-acid sequence MFNRFLMTLTTALMASTAASAETITLRVLGQPSGSGLIAQQKEEPFFKALAEKTGLDIKVEYLPVDVAGIPDTDGLRILKSGLFDIVSIRGPQVSRDEPSVLGLDLVGLNTSFEAGRKHMDAFKGYVGGRLESQFDAKLLGVWPAGPQVIFCKPEIKGLADLSGLKVRVGDQSAANFVAKLGATGISMPFGEVQQSLSRGVVDCAITGPASANSGGWPEATTTVLPVALQLAVNGYAINLKSWEKFSPEQQEKLAAAIDELNSDIWSFSEELYEDAMRCNTGQTPCERGKPYALTEATVSEADLKTVAAAVGEVSLPVWAKQCNAVAPDCEETWKKTIGAELGL; translated from the coding sequence ATGTTCAATCGCTTCCTGATGACCCTAACGACCGCCCTGATGGCCTCCACAGCCGCCAGCGCCGAAACCATCACGCTGCGCGTTCTGGGCCAGCCCTCCGGTTCCGGCCTGATCGCCCAGCAGAAGGAAGAGCCCTTTTTCAAGGCGCTTGCTGAAAAGACAGGGCTCGACATCAAGGTAGAATATCTTCCTGTCGACGTCGCCGGCATCCCCGATACAGACGGACTGCGTATCCTTAAATCAGGCCTGTTCGACATCGTTTCGATCCGCGGCCCACAGGTCAGCCGCGACGAGCCGTCTGTTCTAGGACTTGACCTCGTCGGCCTGAATACAAGCTTTGAGGCGGGCCGCAAACACATGGATGCCTTCAAGGGCTATGTCGGCGGAAGACTTGAAAGCCAGTTCGACGCGAAGCTGCTCGGTGTGTGGCCAGCCGGTCCCCAGGTCATCTTCTGCAAGCCTGAGATCAAGGGCCTTGCTGATCTCAGCGGGCTGAAGGTGCGTGTCGGCGACCAGAGTGCGGCAAACTTCGTTGCCAAGCTGGGGGCGACAGGCATTTCGATGCCATTCGGCGAAGTGCAACAGTCTCTGTCGCGCGGCGTAGTCGACTGCGCCATCACCGGCCCGGCATCCGCCAATTCGGGTGGCTGGCCGGAGGCGACCACGACCGTGCTTCCGGTGGCGCTGCAGCTTGCCGTCAATGGCTATGCAATCAACCTTAAGAGCTGGGAGAAGTTCAGCCCCGAACAGCAGGAAAAGCTGGCGGCAGCGATCGACGAACTTAACAGCGATATCTGGAGCTTCTCCGAAGAGCTCTATGAAGACGCCATGCGCTGCAATACCGGGCAGACACCCTGCGAACGCGGCAAACCCTATGCATTGACTGAGGCCACTGTATCCGAAGCCGACCTGAAGACTGTGGCTGCCGCAGTCGGCGAGGTCTCCCTGCCAGTGTGGGCCAAGCAGTGCAATGCAGTTGCGCCTGACTGCGAGGAAACCTGGAAAAAGACGATCGGCGCAGAACTCGGCCTCTGA
- a CDS encoding TRAP transporter small permease subunit, giving the protein MQTYARILGITFGIIMILLSLAITAETLLRKFFSYSLGGIDELGGYAIAIAAPLAFSVALVENSHIRINQLTSLMPGAARGLLNGLSMITLALLAGYFFYFTVDTVLDTQAYRSIAQTPWATPLIYPQSIWLVAMATFPIAAIIFGLKAVALIARRDWQTLNLSFGPISAQQELQAELDDLKKREGTAQ; this is encoded by the coding sequence ATGCAGACATATGCGCGCATACTCGGCATTACCTTCGGTATCATCATGATCCTCTTGTCTCTGGCGATCACCGCCGAGACACTGCTTCGAAAGTTCTTCTCCTACTCGCTGGGCGGGATTGATGAGCTGGGCGGCTATGCGATTGCAATCGCCGCCCCGCTGGCCTTCAGCGTCGCCCTGGTGGAAAATTCTCATATTCGCATCAATCAGCTGACTTCGCTTATGCCTGGAGCTGCTCGGGGGCTGCTCAACGGATTGTCCATGATCACGCTGGCGCTGCTCGCGGGATATTTCTTCTACTTCACCGTCGATACTGTTCTCGATACCCAAGCCTACCGCTCGATTGCCCAAACGCCCTGGGCAACGCCGCTCATCTATCCCCAGTCGATCTGGCTGGTCGCCATGGCGACCTTTCCCATCGCGGCCATCATCTTCGGGCTGAAGGCCGTCGCGCTGATTGCCCGCCGCGACTGGCAGACTCTGAACCTCAGCTTCGGGCCAATTTCAGCCCAGCAAGAACTTCAAGCTGAACTCGACGACCTCAAGAAGCGTGAAGGAACAGCCCAATGA
- a CDS encoding TRAP transporter large permease translates to MSITLVAIGFAAMLVLMFLSFPVAVAIVGVGALGGYLIYGMPLVDMMGGVIWQSLNSPSMLAIPLFMMLGELLLRGGIADRMFDALAVWLARLPGGLLHTNIATCTLFSATSGSSVATAATVGTIALPALQQYKYPMQPSLGSLAAGGTLGILIPPSVNLLVYGQLANTSVGQLFAGGVVPGLLMALLFSVYIFFFHGKAGAEAKELIDMPLRQKLVLGKYLIPPLVIFGVVMGSIYGGLATPTESAAIGVVIALGFVAANGRLNLELLINCSIQAAKTSGMVMIVLVCALLLNVTISMTGAAQAMTQWIASFELSQIGLLFVLLIFYVLLGTFMDAMSMLVLTVPIVIPIVIAAGIDPIWFGIFIVIMCEVALITPPVGMNLFVVQGVRIDHGPFGDVIKGAIPYVIIMMGFAITLMFFPGIVLWLPSMLAGGG, encoded by the coding sequence ATGAGCATTACCTTGGTTGCAATCGGCTTTGCCGCAATGCTCGTGCTGATGTTCCTGAGCTTTCCCGTGGCCGTCGCGATCGTCGGCGTCGGCGCTCTGGGCGGATACCTGATCTATGGCATGCCGCTTGTCGACATGATGGGCGGCGTGATCTGGCAGAGCCTCAACAGCCCGTCAATGCTTGCCATTCCGCTGTTCATGATGCTGGGGGAATTGCTGTTGCGCGGCGGCATCGCCGATCGCATGTTCGATGCACTCGCCGTCTGGCTGGCGCGACTTCCCGGCGGACTTCTGCATACCAATATTGCCACCTGCACGCTGTTTTCTGCGACCTCGGGTTCCTCAGTGGCCACGGCGGCAACGGTCGGCACCATCGCCCTGCCAGCGCTGCAACAGTACAAATACCCGATGCAGCCATCGCTCGGCTCGCTTGCCGCCGGCGGTACGCTCGGTATTCTCATCCCGCCGAGCGTCAATTTGCTGGTCTATGGGCAGCTTGCAAATACATCTGTCGGCCAATTGTTTGCCGGCGGCGTGGTGCCAGGCCTGCTGATGGCACTGTTGTTCTCGGTCTATATCTTTTTCTTTCATGGAAAGGCGGGCGCTGAAGCCAAGGAACTGATCGACATGCCGCTTCGCCAGAAGCTGGTGCTCGGCAAGTATCTTATCCCGCCTCTGGTCATCTTCGGGGTCGTAATGGGCTCTATCTACGGCGGGCTCGCCACGCCGACAGAATCGGCGGCGATCGGCGTAGTCATCGCCCTTGGCTTCGTTGCTGCCAATGGCAGGCTCAACCTCGAGCTCCTCATCAATTGCTCAATCCAGGCGGCCAAGACCAGCGGCATGGTGATGATCGTGCTTGTCTGCGCCTTGCTGCTCAACGTTACCATCTCGATGACCGGTGCAGCGCAGGCCATGACCCAGTGGATCGCCTCCTTCGAGCTCAGCCAGATCGGACTGCTTTTTGTCCTGCTGATCTTCTATGTTTTGCTGGGGACCTTCATGGATGCCATGTCGATGCTGGTATTGACGGTGCCGATCGTCATCCCGATTGTCATTGCCGCCGGCATCGATCCGATCTGGTTCGGCATATTCATCGTCATCATGTGCGAAGTTGCACTGATCACACCGCCCGTCGGAATGAACCTCTTCGTGGTCCAGGGTGTGCGGATCGACCACGGTCCTTTTGGCGATGTTATCAAGGGCGCTATCCCTTACGTCATTATCATGATGGGTTTTGCGATCACATTGATGTTCTTTCCTGGCATCGTGCTTTGGCTCCCTTCAATGTTGGCGGGTGGCGGATGA
- a CDS encoding aspartate/glutamate racemase family protein yields MQSLAQKTPMRRLLVINPNINPAVTARVRCVADAIVGPRTSVTVVNPIKGPFSIETPEDRDAAVPEVLDLVGSTLHHLPDACVFACFDDIALFETRAMTRIPVVGTCEAGIAATRTIADRFSILTTVHSAVPGIHRLLARYGAADICTVRAAGIGVAEAAGQSDDAEKRILVTIEQAIERDGAQAILLGSGGLTGMAAKLERHFSIPVIDGVAAAIKMAEGLAHLRMQPGQPQPD; encoded by the coding sequence ATGCAAAGCCTGGCCCAGAAGACGCCGATGCGGCGGCTTCTGGTGATCAACCCGAACATCAACCCTGCCGTGACCGCTAGGGTCCGCTGTGTGGCAGATGCGATTGTCGGGCCGCGGACCTCGGTGACGGTCGTCAATCCTATAAAGGGACCATTCTCCATAGAGACGCCAGAGGATCGTGATGCAGCCGTGCCAGAAGTCCTGGACCTCGTGGGCAGCACGCTGCATCATTTACCCGATGCCTGTGTCTTCGCGTGTTTCGACGACATCGCATTGTTCGAAACCCGGGCGATGACCCGCATTCCGGTTGTCGGAACATGCGAAGCGGGCATTGCCGCGACGCGCACCATCGCGGACCGATTTTCGATCCTGACGACAGTTCACTCTGCTGTACCGGGTATCCATCGGTTGCTTGCACGCTATGGAGCCGCCGACATCTGTACCGTTCGAGCAGCCGGTATCGGGGTCGCTGAGGCAGCCGGGCAAAGCGATGACGCGGAAAAACGCATCCTTGTCACAATCGAACAGGCGATCGAACGGGATGGAGCACAGGCCATCCTGCTTGGTTCCGGTGGCCTGACGGGCATGGCCGCCAAGCTTGAACGACACTTCAGCATTCCGGTCATCGATGGTGTCGCTGCAGCAATCAAGATGGCAGAAGGTCTCGCTCACCTGAGGATGCAACCTGGCCAGCCGCAACCAGACTGA
- a CDS encoding FAD-binding oxidoreductase: MTEVNRDQLLAKLRLELGSNAVLSGHELPARNRTDWSFLPNAEPLAVVRPASTEEVATTLKLCHEAGIPVTPQGGLTGLCGGARPLDGGIALSLERLHGIEALDPVGMTITVRSGTPLETVQKAADDAGLFFSLDLGARGSCAIGGNLSTNAGGNRVIRYGMARDLVLGLEAVTMDGTVITMMNRMIKNNAGYDLKQLFLGSEGTLGVITRTVLRLHPKPGCVQAALCVVAGYEQVLALLESARRSLGPLLSAFEVMWADYWRLYADRVPGARPPVSLGSGSHVVLIEMQGLDEVIDGGRFSVWLEDMFEKGTVVDGAVSRSLADLQAFWTTRDAAAEFANPDVAGPHISFDVGLPVGRMDEFASRSSVALSETLGCRSVYYGHVGDGNLHVVAWVKGAVTQPLPAVSDVVYRIVRELDGTVSAEHGIGTLKKPYLGYSRSPVEIDLMRRLKSCMDPKGLLNPGKVFD, translated from the coding sequence TTGACAGAGGTGAACAGGGATCAGCTGCTGGCCAAACTGCGCCTTGAACTCGGTTCCAATGCCGTTTTGTCAGGACACGAACTGCCAGCGCGCAACCGCACGGACTGGAGTTTTCTTCCAAACGCCGAGCCTCTGGCAGTCGTCCGCCCGGCATCCACCGAGGAGGTCGCAACGACACTTAAGCTGTGTCACGAGGCGGGCATTCCGGTGACCCCGCAAGGCGGGCTGACGGGACTGTGTGGTGGGGCGCGGCCGCTCGACGGGGGTATCGCCCTGTCGCTAGAGCGGCTGCATGGTATTGAGGCACTCGACCCGGTCGGCATGACCATAACTGTGCGCTCCGGCACACCGTTAGAAACCGTTCAAAAGGCAGCCGATGACGCTGGCCTTTTTTTCTCTCTGGACCTCGGCGCGCGTGGTTCCTGCGCCATCGGCGGCAATCTGTCGACCAATGCCGGCGGCAATCGCGTGATCCGTTATGGCATGGCCCGAGATCTCGTTCTTGGTCTGGAGGCCGTTACCATGGACGGTACCGTGATCACGATGATGAACCGGATGATCAAGAACAATGCCGGATACGATCTGAAACAGCTCTTTCTGGGAAGCGAAGGCACGCTCGGTGTCATAACCAGGACGGTGCTGCGGCTGCACCCCAAGCCTGGATGCGTACAGGCAGCATTGTGTGTCGTGGCGGGATACGAGCAGGTCCTTGCATTGCTCGAAAGTGCCCGACGCAGTCTGGGGCCGCTGCTGTCAGCGTTCGAAGTGATGTGGGCCGACTACTGGAGGCTTTATGCCGATCGGGTGCCCGGGGCTCGCCCACCGGTATCACTGGGTAGTGGTAGCCACGTCGTTCTCATTGAAATGCAGGGGCTGGACGAGGTGATAGATGGCGGACGGTTTTCCGTCTGGCTGGAAGACATGTTCGAGAAGGGCACGGTGGTAGACGGCGCCGTTTCACGCAGTCTTGCCGATCTGCAAGCCTTCTGGACAACACGTGACGCTGCAGCAGAATTTGCAAACCCCGATGTTGCCGGACCGCATATCTCCTTTGACGTCGGATTGCCGGTCGGCCGAATGGACGAGTTTGCTAGCCGTTCATCTGTAGCCCTTTCCGAAACGCTCGGTTGCCGCTCGGTTTACTATGGCCATGTGGGCGACGGAAACCTGCATGTTGTCGCCTGGGTCAAGGGCGCGGTAACACAACCCCTGCCCGCCGTCAGCGATGTGGTCTACCGGATCGTCCGTGAACTTGACGGTACTGTTTCCGCTGAACACGGCATCGGCACACTCAAGAAACCCTATCTTGGCTACAGCCGCAGCCCGGTCGAAATCGATCTGATGCGCCGGTTGAAGTCCTGCATGGACCCCAAGGGACTGCTCAATCCTGGAAAGGTCTTCGACTAG
- a CDS encoding Bug family tripartite tricarboxylate transporter substrate binding protein, with protein MSIKRRHTLALAASLVMGTLYSGPAFAEWPEGPVTMVVPWGAGGGTDATARMIANLLQKELGVPVPVVNRTGGSGVVGHAAIADAAPDGSTIGIATLEIGTMHHLGLTELDYKAYTPVGLYNSDPAAIFVRADSEYADMKALLEALSKAADRELKASGSAQGGVNHLAVAGMLAAVGLPVERVAWVPSEGAAPGLQDLAAGGVAIATASMPEGEALMQAGRIKPLAIFSTARLEKYPDVPTFQEASGHDFAMGSWRGVVAPARLAPEVVTKLTDAVAKVVNDPAYLSFMQERGYATRWTPGQEFETFMATSDATLGETLKSVGLAK; from the coding sequence ATGTCTATCAAACGTCGCCACACGCTCGCGCTCGCAGCCAGCCTTGTCATGGGCACACTCTATTCCGGCCCCGCTTTCGCCGAGTGGCCGGAAGGCCCAGTCACCATGGTCGTTCCCTGGGGTGCGGGCGGTGGCACCGATGCCACCGCGCGGATGATCGCCAATCTCCTGCAGAAGGAACTCGGCGTACCGGTGCCGGTCGTCAACCGCACAGGCGGTTCCGGCGTTGTCGGACATGCAGCCATTGCCGATGCAGCCCCTGACGGCAGCACCATCGGCATTGCCACACTCGAGATCGGTACCATGCATCATCTCGGCCTAACTGAACTCGACTACAAGGCCTATACGCCCGTCGGCCTATACAATTCCGACCCCGCAGCCATCTTCGTGCGTGCCGACAGTGAATATGCCGACATGAAGGCGCTGCTGGAGGCCCTATCCAAGGCCGCCGATCGTGAACTGAAGGCGTCAGGTTCCGCCCAAGGCGGGGTCAACCATCTTGCCGTGGCTGGCATGCTGGCAGCCGTCGGCCTGCCGGTGGAGCGCGTCGCCTGGGTGCCGTCCGAAGGGGCTGCGCCAGGCCTGCAGGATCTAGCAGCCGGCGGTGTAGCCATCGCAACCGCATCGATGCCGGAAGGCGAGGCGTTGATGCAGGCAGGACGGATCAAGCCGCTTGCGATCTTTTCGACCGCCCGGCTTGAGAAATATCCCGATGTTCCGACCTTCCAAGAGGCATCAGGACATGACTTTGCCATGGGCTCATGGCGCGGCGTGGTCGCACCTGCGAGACTTGCCCCCGAGGTCGTGACCAAGCTCACCGATGCGGTCGCAAAGGTAGTCAATGACCCGGCCTACCTGTCCTTCATGCAGGAGCGCGGCTATGCCACGCGATGGACACCGGGCCAGGAATTTGAAACCTTCATGGCAACCTCGGACGCAACGCTGGGCGAAACGCTCAAGTCCGTCGGACTCGCCAAGTAA
- a CDS encoding tripartite tricarboxylate transporter TctB family protein yields MKFHDSIIGLLLVAFGGWVLWQAQGFPDMPGQIIGPATFPTLLGCLCLLGGLMLIWEGRKASPHALISLHDGWRIGSRITCVAVAILGTLLLAVTFEQVGFPVGGTLLLSALFLSAGLTHPKWIGVSAVFVLTVHLVMTRLLYVPLPSGFVKGLL; encoded by the coding sequence ATGAAGTTTCACGATTCGATCATAGGCCTATTGCTGGTCGCCTTCGGGGGCTGGGTTCTTTGGCAGGCGCAGGGCTTTCCTGACATGCCGGGCCAGATCATCGGCCCCGCGACATTTCCGACTCTGCTTGGCTGTCTCTGTTTGCTTGGCGGCCTGATGCTCATCTGGGAGGGCCGCAAAGCCTCGCCACACGCGCTTATCTCGCTCCATGACGGATGGCGCATCGGCTCGCGGATCACCTGCGTTGCGGTTGCCATCCTCGGCACGCTGCTTCTGGCTGTCACCTTCGAGCAAGTCGGCTTTCCGGTTGGCGGCACGCTGCTACTTTCGGCACTGTTCTTGTCCGCGGGGCTCACCCATCCCAAGTGGATCGGGGTATCAGCAGTCTTCGTGCTGACGGTTCATCTGGTCATGACGCGTCTTCTCTATGTGCCCTTGCCATCCGGTTTCGTGAAGGGGCTGCTCTGA
- a CDS encoding tripartite tricarboxylate transporter permease translates to MYANLDTVIDLVFNWNMLIVMVSCSAFGLFVGAVPGLSATMATAMLVPITFFMDPVPAIAAIVTTAAMAIFASDIPAALIRIPGTAASAAYIGDLNALTMQGRVGRALGISVVASAIGGLFGSAVLMFAAPQLAEVSLNFTSFEYFWLALLGLSAAVMLGSGSLLKSLMSLLFGLMIATVGMDTTAGHPRFTFGLSTLLDGVAFVPALIGVFAIPELIRTFVNRERTPPAAPVGNPFRMFAGLGGVLWHYKTNLVRGSVIGTTVGILPGAGSDIASWISYAVSKRFSKQPERYGHGSEESLVDACAANNSALSGSYVPATVFGIPGDSITAIVIGVLYMKGLNPGPLVFINNPNEVMAIFVTFFLANLLIVPFGLLAIAQASQVLRVPKLTLAPLILGFCVVGAYSINAAASGVVIMLVLGLFAYLMEENGFPVAPLILGLVMGPLVERNLVTSLIKADGVPLVFIERPIAAGLALLVCVVWAVPAWLRLKRGRMT, encoded by the coding sequence ATGTATGCAAATCTCGATACGGTCATTGATCTCGTGTTCAATTGGAACATGCTGATCGTGATGGTGAGCTGCTCGGCATTCGGCCTGTTCGTCGGCGCCGTTCCCGGACTGTCGGCCACCATGGCCACGGCGATGCTGGTGCCGATCACCTTCTTCATGGACCCGGTACCGGCGATCGCGGCGATCGTCACGACGGCGGCGATGGCGATTTTCGCCTCAGACATTCCAGCCGCCCTCATTCGCATCCCCGGAACGGCAGCGTCTGCGGCCTATATCGGCGATCTAAACGCCCTGACCATGCAGGGCCGGGTCGGACGCGCGCTCGGCATTTCCGTGGTTGCATCCGCCATCGGCGGCCTGTTCGGCTCGGCGGTGCTGATGTTCGCGGCCCCGCAGCTGGCGGAGGTGTCGCTCAATTTCACGTCATTCGAATATTTCTGGCTGGCGCTGCTTGGCCTCTCCGCCGCAGTGATGCTAGGTTCCGGTTCGCTGCTGAAATCGCTAATGTCCTTGCTGTTCGGCCTGATGATCGCGACGGTTGGCATGGATACTACGGCCGGCCACCCGCGCTTCACCTTCGGTCTTTCCACGCTGCTGGATGGCGTCGCCTTCGTACCGGCGCTGATCGGCGTATTTGCCATACCGGAACTGATACGCACCTTCGTCAACCGCGAGCGCACACCGCCGGCCGCCCCGGTCGGCAATCCCTTTCGCATGTTCGCGGGGCTCGGCGGCGTACTCTGGCACTACAAGACCAATCTGGTCAGGGGATCGGTTATCGGCACGACGGTCGGCATCCTGCCTGGTGCGGGTTCCGACATAGCCTCCTGGATATCCTATGCCGTCTCTAAACGCTTCTCCAAGCAACCGGAGCGTTACGGCCACGGCTCGGAAGAGAGCCTGGTGGACGCCTGCGCGGCCAACAATTCCGCCTTGTCGGGGTCCTATGTGCCGGCCACGGTGTTCGGCATACCGGGCGATTCCATCACCGCGATCGTCATCGGCGTACTCTATATGAAGGGCCTCAATCCCGGTCCGCTTGTCTTCATCAACAATCCCAACGAGGTGATGGCGATTTTCGTCACCTTCTTCCTTGCCAATCTCTTGATCGTGCCCTTCGGCCTGCTGGCCATAGCCCAGGCCTCGCAGGTCCTCCGGGTGCCCAAGCTGACGCTGGCTCCATTGATCCTGGGCTTCTGTGTTGTCGGTGCCTATTCCATAAACGCGGCTGCCTCCGGCGTCGTCATCATGCTGGTGCTCGGTCTCTTCGCCTATCTCATGGAAGAGAACGGCTTTCCGGTCGCGCCACTGATCCTCGGGCTGGTGATGGGCCCGTTGGTTGAGCGTAATCTGGTGACATCGCTGATCAAGGCCGATGGTGTACCGCTCGTCTTCATCGAGCGACCAATTGCGGCTGGTCTTGCCCTGCTTGTATGTGTTGTCTGGGCTGTGCCGGCGTGGTTGCGGCTGAAGCGGGGACGAATGACATGA
- a CDS encoding GntR family transcriptional regulator: MKKIAQPQSLAEIAAAQLREAIVTGKFRLGENISEEKLAQQMGISRTPIRDCMAILSKEGLVVVRSKRGSFVFETNVADIGEICDYRLMLELQGIKAAIGQARGDYLAAMTQILRGMEEALERGDSVAYGTADTAFHQLAFDLCGNSYLRDAYSLVAGRIAALRANITAPYDERRRESFGEHCAMADMIADGRFAELEAALSLHVRRTRDVYIRAIREGHLGPASAAVDDPD; the protein is encoded by the coding sequence ATGAAGAAGATTGCGCAACCGCAATCCCTGGCTGAGATAGCAGCGGCACAATTGCGCGAGGCGATCGTGACCGGCAAGTTCCGGCTGGGCGAAAACATCTCGGAGGAAAAGCTGGCGCAGCAGATGGGTATCAGCCGCACGCCGATCCGTGACTGCATGGCGATTCTGTCGAAGGAGGGGCTCGTCGTGGTGCGATCCAAACGCGGCTCTTTCGTCTTCGAGACAAATGTGGCCGATATCGGCGAGATCTGCGACTACCGGCTGATGCTGGAATTGCAGGGCATCAAGGCCGCGATCGGCCAGGCCCGTGGAGATTATCTCGCCGCCATGACGCAGATCCTGCGAGGCATGGAAGAAGCGCTTGAGCGAGGCGACAGCGTCGCCTACGGCACGGCCGACACGGCATTCCACCAGCTTGCGTTCGATCTCTGTGGCAATTCCTATCTGCGCGACGCCTACAGCCTGGTTGCCGGGCGTATCGCGGCCCTGCGCGCCAATATCACCGCGCCCTATGACGAGCGAAGACGAGAGTCCTTCGGCGAGCATTGCGCCATGGCTGACATGATCGCCGACGGACGCTTTGCGGAGCTAGAGGCGGCGCTCTCCCTTCATGTGAGGCGAACGCGCGACGTCTATATCAGGGCCATCAGGGAAGGACATCTCGGACCGGCCAGCGCCGCCGTTGATGATCCGGACTGA
- a CDS encoding isocitrate lyase/PEP mutase family protein, giving the protein MHPADRLKTLISGSEIVMAPGAPDPLTARLVEQAGFPAVYMTGFGATASHLGVPDLGLMGQSEMTTHARNMARVVGIPIIADADTGYGGPANIERTVQEYMQAGVAAIHLEDQQQPKRCGQLAGVRLIPAEDNVRRLKCAIAARNTAKLLVIARTDALPASGADEAIRRANMYRDAGVDLVFVDGIKSIREIETIARNVEGPKVVSIVDGNETTDLKAEELGQMGFQIVLYAVSTLFSAVRAVQGTLSVLKRDGTPKVRQSAMVTYQEYSQIVGLKDFQSLDDRFG; this is encoded by the coding sequence ATGCATCCAGCAGACCGCTTGAAGACCCTGATTTCTGGTAGCGAGATCGTCATGGCACCCGGCGCGCCCGATCCGCTGACGGCCCGGCTGGTGGAACAGGCGGGTTTTCCCGCAGTCTACATGACCGGCTTCGGCGCCACCGCCAGCCATCTCGGCGTACCGGATCTGGGCCTGATGGGCCAGTCGGAAATGACCACCCATGCCCGCAACATGGCGCGGGTCGTGGGCATTCCGATCATTGCCGATGCGGATACTGGTTATGGCGGCCCGGCAAATATCGAGCGCACTGTCCAGGAATATATGCAGGCCGGCGTGGCGGCCATCCATCTGGAGGACCAGCAGCAGCCCAAGCGCTGCGGCCAGCTCGCTGGTGTCAGGCTGATACCCGCCGAAGACAATGTCCGCCGGCTGAAATGTGCCATTGCGGCCCGCAATACCGCCAAGCTTCTGGTCATCGCGCGCACCGACGCCCTGCCAGCATCCGGCGCCGACGAGGCTATTCGTAGAGCCAACATGTATCGCGATGCGGGCGTTGACCTCGTCTTCGTCGACGGCATCAAGTCCATCCGAGAGATCGAAACCATTGCCAGAAATGTCGAGGGCCCGAAGGTGGTGAGCATCGTTGACGGAAACGAGACAACTGATCTTAAGGCAGAAGAGCTCGGGCAGATGGGTTTCCAGATCGTGCTCTACGCCGTGTCGACATTGTTTTCAGCAGTTAGGGCCGTTCAGGGCACACTTTCGGTCCTGAAGCGGGACGGCACTCCCAAAGTCCGGCAATCCGCTATGGTGACCTACCAGGAGTACAGTCAGATCGTCGGGCTCAAGGATTTCCAGTCCCTTGACGACCGCTTTGGTTGA